The Athene noctua chromosome 11, bAthNoc1.hap1.1, whole genome shotgun sequence genome has a segment encoding these proteins:
- the MOSPD1 gene encoding motile sperm domain-containing protein 1 isoform X2: MQQQKRQPELVEGNLPVFVFPTELIFYADDQSTYKQVLTLYNPYEFALKFKVLCTTPNKYAVVDATGAVKPQCCVDIVIRHRDVRASYYGVIDKFRLQVCEQSQRKALGKKEIIATLLPSAKEQQQQQKEEEEKRIKEHLAESVFFEQTLCQPENRTASSGPSLLTVFLGIVCIAALMLPTLGEMESLVPLYLHLSVNQKLVAAYVLGLITMVILRT; this comes from the exons ATGCAGCAACAAAAAAGACAGCCAGAGTTAGTGGAAGGAAATCttcctgtttttgtttttcctacaGAACTTATATTTTATGCAGATGACCAGTCAACATACAAGCAGGTGTTGACTCTATATAACCCCTATGAGTTTGCCTTAAAATTCAAAG TTCTTTGTACAACTCCAAATAAATATGCGGTGGTTGATGCTACTGGTGCAGTGAAGCCTCAGTGCTGTGTTGATAT tgtGATTCGTCACAGAGATGTTCGGGCTTCTTACTACGGTGTGATAGATAAATTCCGTCTACAAGTGTGTGAGCAGAGCCAGAGGAAAGCATTAGGGAAAAAGGAGATTATTGCTACTCTACTTCCATCTGCaaaggaacaacaacaacaacaaaaggaagaggaggaaaaacgAATAAAAGAACACCTGGCTGAAAGTGTCTTTTTTGAGCAGACTTTGTGTCAACCAG aaaacagaactgCCTCATCGGGACCTAGTTTACTAACAGTCTTCCTAGGAATAGTGTGTATTGCAGCACTAATGCTACCTACATTGGGGGAAATGGAATCCCTGGTGCCTCTCTACCTCCATTTAAGTGTGAATCAAAAGTTAGTAGCTGCTTATGTTTTAG GTCTCATCACCATGGTTATTTTGAGAACATGA
- the MOSPD1 gene encoding motile sperm domain-containing protein 1 isoform X1 has product MQQQKRQPELVEGNLPVFVFPTELIFYADDQSTYKQVLTLYNPYEFALKFKVLCTTPNKYAVVDATGAVKPQCCVDIVIRHRDVRASYYGVIDKFRLQVCEQSQRKALGKKEIIATLLPSAKEQQQQQKEEEEKRIKEHLAESVFFEQTLCQPENRTASSGPSLLTVFLGIVCIAALMLPTLGEMESLVPLYLHLSVNQKLVAAYVLDLKNSHTKLSSPIPLPGRNEDLKETS; this is encoded by the exons ATGCAGCAACAAAAAAGACAGCCAGAGTTAGTGGAAGGAAATCttcctgtttttgtttttcctacaGAACTTATATTTTATGCAGATGACCAGTCAACATACAAGCAGGTGTTGACTCTATATAACCCCTATGAGTTTGCCTTAAAATTCAAAG TTCTTTGTACAACTCCAAATAAATATGCGGTGGTTGATGCTACTGGTGCAGTGAAGCCTCAGTGCTGTGTTGATAT tgtGATTCGTCACAGAGATGTTCGGGCTTCTTACTACGGTGTGATAGATAAATTCCGTCTACAAGTGTGTGAGCAGAGCCAGAGGAAAGCATTAGGGAAAAAGGAGATTATTGCTACTCTACTTCCATCTGCaaaggaacaacaacaacaacaaaaggaagaggaggaaaaacgAATAAAAGAACACCTGGCTGAAAGTGTCTTTTTTGAGCAGACTTTGTGTCAACCAG aaaacagaactgCCTCATCGGGACCTAGTTTACTAACAGTCTTCCTAGGAATAGTGTGTATTGCAGCACTAATGCTACCTACATTGGGGGAAATGGAATCCCTGGTGCCTCTCTACCTCCATTTAAGTGTGAATCAAAAGTTAGTAGCTGCTTATGTTTTAG ATTTGAAGAACAGTCACACTAAACTCAGTTCTCCTATCCCACTACCTGGCAGAAATGAGGATTTAAAGGAAACGAGCTAG